The sequence GCTGAACGCCGACAAGCGGATCCGCCGTGGAAGAGCTCTCCTTGCCGGGGAGCTTTTTTTTTTGAGCATGCTGTGGATGCGGCGGTTCCGCCTTTCAGAGGCTTGCCGCGAGGATGATACGCAGTCGAGCGGAGTAGTCGTGTTCCGCCACGATGTGTTCCTGCCAGGCCCGGCGCAGCTCTTCCTTCTCACCCGGGTCGGCGGCGAGAGAGCGCAGGAGCTTTGCCGCTTCGCTTGGCGAGGCGAAAGTCACCGCCCGGGCCAGTTCCTGCGGGAATATTTTCATGCCGGGCGTGTCGTCCGTGAGCAGGAAGCCGCCGCAGGCCCAGACGTCGAAGTGGCGTTGGGTCAGGCCGTGGGGCAGGAGCAGGCTGGTCAGGTTCAGGGAAAAGGACGCCCTGCGATATATCTCGGCCAGCCCCGCATAGTAATCCACGGGGGGCAGGATTTTGGCGCCGGGCAGCAGGGTTTGCCAGTGTTCGTCGCCGACGATCGTCAGGTCGGTCTCTTTTGCAAGCGCGGCGAGGCACGCTTGCCGCCATGCGGCCGAGGCCGTTTCCGCGCCCAGGCCGAGAACTCGGACCTCGTTTCCCGGCCACAGCGCATGATCGGGAAGTTTTGCGCGCCACCAGCCGAAATGCGCTTCGCGTCCGGGCAAGCGAGCGGCCTCTTCGGCCAGTTCGCGTGGCACGCGGCAGGCCGCGAAAAAGCGATCCCGGTCCGGAAAGGCCGAACGGCCGACAAAGGTCAGGTCCTCTCCCGTCGGACAGGGGGGGCCGGGGGGGAAGAAGCGCCTGCTCGCGGCCAGGGGCAGGTGCCGTGCGTCGGCCCCCAGGGCGCACAAGGGCTCCACGAACCAGTCGTCGGTGACGAAGAGGGGCAGGTTTTTCCAGAGCTGGTTTTTCTGGTTTGTGAGCAGGTGCAGGGGGTTGTCCACGCACCAGACGGCTATGGGCACTCCGGCCGCCTGCAAGAGGGCCTGGTTTTCCCCGTACGGGTCCAGGCCGTGGAAGTTGACGCTCAGGAAGAGGCCTGGTCGCTCCTGATCAAGCAGACGGCAGAGCTCCTGTTGTGCAAGGTTTGCGGGCAGAAGCCGGGAGGTATAGCCGAGGTCTTTTGCCGCATGGACCAGTTCCGGGATGATGAGGGTATTCTCAGGTCCGGGCAGCCAGAGGCTCTTGGCGGGCGGAGTCTGCGGGAGCGGGCGAAGCCTGGCCAGCAGGGGCGCGAAAATGGACGGAAAGAGGCGGCTTGCCGGGGTGTAGTGCAACACGCGCATGCCGGGCAGGAGGTCGCGTGCCTGCGCGAGAGTGACGTCGTGCCACTCGGGCGGGATGGCCGAGTGCCATGAGCCTGGCATCTGTCCGTCGATTTCGGGCACGCGCAACAGGAACACGCGGTTCGCTTTGCCGGTGTGCCGCGCGCAGAGTCCAGGTTCGGGACCGGGACAGGTGATGAGCAGATCCGCGCCTTCGCCGTAAAGATGAAAACATTGCTCTCCTGCGGGGAGCGATGTAGAAATCCCCAGTTCGTTTTTCAACTTTACACGTATGGGTCTGGCTGGCATGAAGGCGCTCGCTTGGGTGGTCGGGATGCTGCCCCGGTCATAAAAAGCATGAAACAATACCGCGATTACTATTTCAAAAAGGCCAAGCAGGACAATTATCCTGCCCGCTCCGTATACAAGCTTCAGGAAATGGACAAGGCGCACAAGCTCTTGCGCCAGGGCCAGAAAGTGCTTGATCTCGGCGCCTGCCCCGGTTCCTGGACTCTTTACGCCGCCGAACGCGTCGGCGCGGAAGGCCGGGTGCTGGGTATCGACCTGAACATGCCGGATACCCGTTTTCCGGAACAGGTGACCTTTTTGCAGGAAGACATCTTTGCCCGCACTCCTCTTTTTCTCGGGCACCTGCAGGCGCTTGCCCCTTTCGACGTAGTCATGAGCGACATGGCCCCGAAGACCACGGGCTCCAAATTCACCGATCAGGCCCGCTCCATCCAACTGGTGGAGGCGGCCTTTGGCGTGGCCGAGGAATGGCTGGCTTCCGGCGGCACGTTCATCGCCAAGGTCTTCGAAGGTCCGGATGTGCAGCCTTTTGTGCAGTCTCTTAAAGTCCGTTTCGCCAAGGTCGGCATGTTCAAGCCCAAGAGCAGCCGGGCGGAGAGCAAGGAAATATTCATCCTGGGTTTGGGTTTTGTTCCCGCGGCCAGCGAGGCCCCGCCCGCATAACTTTTTTTGGAGGATTGTATGGCAGGACATAGTAAATGGAAGAATATCCAGCACCGCAAGGGACGGCAGGATCTGAAGCGCGGCAAGATGTTCACCAAGGTCACCAAGGAGATCATTCTGGCGGCCAAGGGCGGCGGCGATCCGGACATGAACGCC is a genomic window of Desulfomicrobium baculatum DSM 4028 containing:
- a CDS encoding glycosyltransferase family protein, translating into MPARPIRVKLKNELGISTSLPAGEQCFHLYGEGADLLITCPGPEPGLCARHTGKANRVFLLRVPEIDGQMPGSWHSAIPPEWHDVTLAQARDLLPGMRVLHYTPASRLFPSIFAPLLARLRPLPQTPPAKSLWLPGPENTLIIPELVHAAKDLGYTSRLLPANLAQQELCRLLDQERPGLFLSVNFHGLDPYGENQALLQAAGVPIAVWCVDNPLHLLTNQKNQLWKNLPLFVTDDWFVEPLCALGADARHLPLAASRRFFPPGPPCPTGEDLTFVGRSAFPDRDRFFAACRVPRELAEEAARLPGREAHFGWWRAKLPDHALWPGNEVRVLGLGAETASAAWRQACLAALAKETDLTIVGDEHWQTLLPGAKILPPVDYYAGLAEIYRRASFSLNLTSLLLPHGLTQRHFDVWACGGFLLTDDTPGMKIFPQELARAVTFASPSEAAKLLRSLAADPGEKEELRRAWQEHIVAEHDYSARLRIILAASL
- a CDS encoding RlmE family RNA methyltransferase, coding for MKQYRDYYFKKAKQDNYPARSVYKLQEMDKAHKLLRQGQKVLDLGACPGSWTLYAAERVGAEGRVLGIDLNMPDTRFPEQVTFLQEDIFARTPLFLGHLQALAPFDVVMSDMAPKTTGSKFTDQARSIQLVEAAFGVAEEWLASGGTFIAKVFEGPDVQPFVQSLKVRFAKVGMFKPKSSRAESKEIFILGLGFVPAASEAPPA